In Pseudanabaenaceae cyanobacterium SKYG29, the DNA window CTGGGCATTTAGCTTGGCAGGGACTGGATTTACCCCATTTGACGGGTTTTTCCCACGGACAGACGGGGATTGCCTATGCCCTCGTCCAACTCTACAGCTATACCAGGGAGGAGGAACTGCTGTCTGCTGCCCAGGAAGCCATTGCCTTTGAGGAGGCGGTGTTTATGCCCGATCGTCAGAACTATCCTGATTTTCGCAATGCTGACCCTAGTCTGTGTATGAATAGTTGGTGTCACGGTGCCTGTGGCATTACCCTGGGGCGGTTGGGCTGTCTCACCACCTTGGATAGTGCGGACTTGCGCACAACGATCGAGCGAGGTCTCCAAACCACGGGCAATGAGGCTTTCCAAACGATCGACCACCTCTGTTGCGGCAATCTGGGCAGGATGGAGACTCTCTTAACTGCTAGCCAAATTCTCGAGCGCCCCGACTTAGCGGAGAAAGTAAAATGGCAGCTGGCTAATCTGCTTCGGCGGGCCCAGCGAGTGGGGGGCTTTTATCTCCTGCCCCATATACCGACAGGAGTATTTAATCCGGGCTTTTTCCAGGGGTTGGCAGGGGTTGGTTATGCCATGCTAAGAATTGCTAAGCCCGCACAGTATCCATCGGTGCTGTTATGGCAATGACCTTGTCCCTGGTACCAGACCGTAGTAAGGTCGATCGTGGCGGTCGACTGCAGGATTTTATGGTGACTCCCGTCAAGGATGCCCTGTGGGAATGGAATCTGCTCAAGAATACTATCAACTTTTCCCTGGAATGGAAGGCAATGCTGGGTTATCGGGATGCAGAAATCGGCAATAGTCCTGTGGAGTGGCTACACCGCATTCATCCCGAAGACGTAGAAGCAGTGAGGAGCCGCCTAACAGCTCACTTCAACGGACAGACTCCTGACTTTCAATCAGAACATCGCCTGTTACATCGCGATGGTAGCTATCGCTGGGTGAGGGTGCGGGGACATACCCTGACCAATGGGGAGGGAGTAAAACATATCATGGTCGGTTTCCAAATCGACTTGACTCCCTACCGCCAGAGCCTCTCCACAATTCAGATGCAGAGGGTAACGATCGAGCCAATTGCCGATGCCATTCCCTTTCCGGCATTGATCATGACTGAGCCAGAGGGCACGATTCTATACTTCAACCAACAGTGTGAGGAACTCTTCCCCCAAATTCTGCCAGCAGACTGCTTCGATCCCAGAGGGCTGCCCTATAAGGAATTTTTCCCCCAATCGCCACCTCTCAATGGCAAGCCCTGTAGCCACGACATTCAGACCAAAGATAGTGGGCAATGGCTGCGCGCCCATATCTACCCCCTCACTGACCATCTCCAAGGCTTATATCTCACCTGCCTAGTGGACATAACCGAGCACAAGCAGGTAGAATTAGACCTTAACAATTTTTTGGCAAGCACCAAGGTCGACCCTCCTATCCAACCCTCTCTCACCAAGGTGTTCAGCTTTATTGAAGCTAACTACCGAGAAGGAATTGCCCTCAAGGATGTCGCTAAGGCAGTGGGTTATTCGCCCGCTTATTTGACCAGTATGGTGCAACAGGCCACAGGGAAAACAGTCAACCAGTGGATTACGGAATATCGTATGGCGGAGGCGCGGTTGTTGTTACTAAAAACTAATCAATCCATCCAGCAAATTGCTATGAGTGTGGGTTACAAAAGTGTGGAACACTTTATTCGCCAGTTCCGTCAAAACCATAATCAGACCCCCCAAGTTTGGCGTAAAGAGCATCTGAAGCAGTTAGGTCATGGACAAAAAGCAGCTAGAAAGTGAAATTATTGAGCGTGCCTGGCGGGATGAGGGGTTTCGGCAGTTACTCCTGGCAGACCCCAAGCGAGCAATTGGTGAGGTGTTAGGCTGGGAGCTGCCTGCTCATATCACTATTCACGTCCTGGAGGAGCAAACAGACACTCTCTATCTGGTCATTCCCCCTAACCCTAATGCTAAGGAGGAGAAAGCCCTCTCCCCCGAAGAGTTAGACTTGGTAGCGGGGGGCAGTATGTTTACGGTGATGGGACCCCAACGTTTGAGTCTGTGTTTGATTTGTCCCTAGGGAGCAAGTTCCAAAATCTCTGGCGCTCGGTTAGCCAGCCTTGGGTTTTCAGGACTTCGATCGTATTTGTCACTCTTTGCCTGAGTTCCGTGTACTGTAGCCCCTGGGGCAGGGCAATGGCTAGGCTCTGGAAGTGGGGGGTAGGATAAGCGGTAAAGCGAGGATTTTGCTGTAACCAGCTCAAGCTAGCCACCTGGTCTAAAATCATGCCATCTACCTTACGGGCAGCAAGGGCAAGGAAACCTTCTTGGTAGGTGTGAATGGCGATCGGTTGTGCCTGGGGTAAGGTCATCTGTAGCACACTGATGTTGCTGGAACTTTGCAAAACCGCAATGCGGGGGCGGAGGAGCTCGGATAAATTTAGCTCTTTGCGGTGGAGAATGACTGTCCGATCGGTGTAGTAGCTAGGGGAAAACACCACCAACCTCTGACGATTACCAGTTACAGTCATTTGGGCAATCACCATATCTACTGCCCCTTGCCAGAGAGCAGGTAAACGATCGGTATGTTTGAGGGGCACCAATTTCACCCTGTCCTTGCTCCCCAGTAGACGCAGCCCCAGCTCCTCCGCTAGATCAATTTCATAGCCCACCAGTTTACCCTGTTGATCCCGATAGGCTAGGGGCGGATTATGACTGCTAACACCAATAGTTAGAAAACCCCGCTCCTGAATTGCTGCCCACTCCGCTGCCCCCAGACTGTAATTACATCCCCACAAAAGTAAGGCCAGCAGTAGGGAGCGCCCCACTGCCATTAGCGTTTGGGAGCCATAACCATTGTCATGTTACGCCCTTCCTGTTTGGGAGCCTGCTGCACTTCCGCTATATCCTTCAAATCGTTTGCCATACGATTAAGCAATTCCCGTGCCAAGTCGGCGTGCTGAATTTCCCGCCCCCGAAACATCACGGTTGCTTTTACCTTGTCCCCCTCTTTGAGGAAGCGCTGGGCACTGTTAATGCGCACTTGGTAGTCATGTTCCTCAATTTTGTAGCGCATCTTGACTTCCTTGACTTCAGCAGTATGCTGCTTTTTCTTTGCCTCTTTTGCCCGTTTTTCCTTCTCAAATTTGAACTTGCCGTAGTCCATGATACGACATACAGGCGGGTCTGCCTTCTCCCCCACTAACACCAAGTCGAGTTCCTTCTCATCTGCTATCGCCATGGCTTCTTTAGGGGTCATAATCCCCAGTTGCGTACCATCCTCATCAATCACCCGAATTTGGGGAAAGCGGATGCGGTCGTTGATCATGGGAACGTCTTTAGCAGTGTTTTTATCCATGCAGTGTTATGGCGAGACTCCTTTAATTGTTAGTGTAACCGATCGCTAAAATTTCCTTGACCAGATCAATAGAAATTGTGTCAGTAACTGTGGCGGCACCGATTGTTGTGGGCAATACAAATCTTAGTTTACCCCCTTCTACTTTCTTATCACTCAGCAAGGCTCTGACAATTTCTGTACTATCTACAGAGCTGGGAATAGTATAGGGGAGCTTTGCTTTGCTAATTAGAGTAACCAGCCGTTGATGGCAATCCTCTGACCAAAAACCCCCTTGCACAGCAATCAGACTGGCTAAGACCATCCCTATTGCCACTGCCTCTCCATGATTGATTTTATAGTGCGTAGCTGTTTCAATCCCATGCCCGATCGTGTGACCAAAATTGAGGAGGGCACGTAACCCGCTTTCTTTCTCGTCCTTCATCACAATCTCCGCCTTAGCCTGGGCACAGCGGGTGATAATTTCTGTCAATAGAGGGGGAGGAAAATAGCGCCGTTGGTCTAGGTGGGGTAGACTTTCCAACAAGTGGAACAATTGGGCATCCCAAATTACCCCGTACTTGATCACCTCCGCCATCGCTGCACGGAACTCCCTAGGGGGCAAAGTTTGCAATACCCTAGGGTCAATCCACACCAAGCGGGGTTGATGAAACGCTCCAATTAAATTTTTACCCTGGGCATGGTTAATTCCTGTTTTGCCACCGATCGCGGCATCCACCATTGCTAGGAGGGAAGTAGGGACTTGCACAAAGTTAATCCCCCGTAACCAGGTGGCAGCAGCAAATCCCGTCATATCACCAATCACCCCCCCACCGAGGGCAAGCATGAGGGACGATCGTTCTAGGTAACAACTCTGGGCGCGGTCGTAGATTTTGTGTAGGGTAGAAGCTGTTTTGTAGCGTTCCCCGGGGGGTAGGAGTAACTCATAGGGTTCGAACTCCGCCCCTCGGAGACCTGCCATCAGCGGCTCCCCATAGTGGCGAAAAATACTGGGATGGGACACAACCAACACCTTGGGACTTTTCTGCCCTAGCCCCCGTTCCCTAAGAGCAAATCCCACCTGAGCAAGGCTACCAGGCTCAATCACAATATCATAGCCAGACTGGGGCAACCCCAAAGAAACAACAGGCATTAATCTTCGTGGTCTTCAAAGGGATCACTCAAAGTCTTGCTGGGGGGGCCAAAGGCAGTGTAGATGGCCAAGCCCGTTAAACAAATAACAAAGGCAGCCAAAGTAAGGGCGATAGAGGTAGCACTTGCCATGATGGAGTTGTATTTCCTGCTGTAACTGCTACGATTATAGTATCAATAACTTTGGTGGAAAAGGTTATATGTCACAACGCACATGGCTAGGGGACATTTTACGCCCCCTCAACTCTGAGTATGGCAAGGTCTCTCGCGGCTGGGGCACCACCCCACTCATGGGAGTATTCATGGGTTTATTTTTGGTCTTTTTGCTGATTATCCTCCAGATTTACAACTCCTCCCTGATTCTGGAAGGGGTGGAACTGAACTGGGGTGGCTAATCTAGGGCGGGGCAGGGACTCTCCTTGCCCTTGATATTCTTATTTAGGGAGCGACTATGAACATATTTGGCTTAGGTTTGCCAGAGATAGCGGTGATTCTGGTGGTGGCGCTGCTAGTCTTCGGTCCGAAGAAGCTACCGGAAATTGGTAGGAGTATGGGTAAAGCAATTAAGAGCTTCAAGGAGGCTTCCCGCGAGTTTGAAACGGAATTCCGCAAGGAGGTAGAAGCCCTAGAGCAGCAAAACTCCCCCACCTCAGAGACCAAGGAAACTACTGCTCCTGATGCCTAACCCTTGCCTGCTTGTTGGTCTTGGTAACCCTGGACAAAAGTACGACTGCACCAGGCACAATGTGGGTTTTATGGCAGTGGACTATCTGGCGCAGCAATGGGGCATTACCCTCAAAGTGGAAAAGAAATTCCAGGGGGAGTGGGGTACTAGTGGGGAATGGTATTTCCTCAAACCTCATACCTACATGAACCGATCGGGGGAAGCGGTGGCGGCAGTTGTGCAGTGGTATAAGCTCACCCCCTCTGAAGTATTGGTAATTTACGATGATTTAGACCTGCCTTTGGGCAAAATTCGGCTGCGCAAGAGCGGGTCAGCGGGAGGACACAATGGCATGCGATCGATTATTAGCCACCTGCACACCCAGGATTTTCCCCGATTGCGTATAGGGATTAGTAGTGACCAACGATCGGTGAGTGAGACAGTAGATTATGTGCTGGGGAAATTTACGTCTACGGAAATGGCAGTTTTACCCCCCGTGTTTCGCCTAGTGGCAGAATGCTTAGAAATGATACAAACAGAGGGTATAGATAAAGCTATGAGTATTTACAACTCCCTCGGTCGACGAGGCTCTCCAGTCGAGAGTGTGAATTTGTCTTAATCTATGACAAATGACCCGTTGATGGAGTTATTTACTACTATTAAAACACGGCAGCAGCAGCCCCAGGAGGAATCTTATACCTGTAAACTTTTAGCCAAGGGGGAAAACTCCATCCTCAAAAAATTAGGAGAAGAAATGGTGGAATTAGTGATGGCTTGTAAGGATAGAGATGGGGATAAAATTGCTGCTGAAACTGTTGATGTGCTTTATCATCTTTTAGTTGCCCTTGCCTATTACGAAGTAGATTTAACGGCAGTTTACCAAGTGCTCGTCTCCCGTCGCAAATAGTTACTCTGCAATTAACTACAAAGCCCATACTATACCAAATCGCGCCCTACTACCCATTGCAGAATGGGGGTACTGGCTTTCCAAACCTGGAATTTCCCTACAGGGGCGGGTTGCTCGATCGTGACCCTCTGCAGACTCCCCCCTATTTTTCGTTGCCATTCATAGACGAGGGCTTGGCTTTCCAGGGTGACAGCATTGGCAACCAGTCTGCCCCCAGGGGGTAACTTTGCCCAGCAGGTTTCTAACAGGAGGGGTGTGGTAATACCGCCACCGATAAAGATGGCATCGGGGGTTGGTAAATTTTCTAGCACTTGGGGGGCTACCCCTTGAATAATCTGTAAGTGGGGTACGCCGAGGGCACTGGCGTTGGTAGCGATGTAGTCAGTACGAGTTTTTTCGATCGCTATGGCGCGGCAACGGGGGTGACTGCGCAACCACTCTATGGCAATGGAACCACAACCAGCCCCCACATCCCACAGGAGTTCTCCAGGGGCAGGACTGAGGGCAGACAGGGTAAGGGCGCGGATGGGTTGTTTAGTTAGTTGTCCATCGTGGTGGTAGGCAGAGTCGGGCAGCCCGGGGAGACGGGAACGGAGCAGGGGAGTTTTGCGACTACGGCACTCGATCGCTACTAGGTTCAAATCCGCAAACCTGGCAGCGGGGTCATATTCAACAATTGTTTCCTGTTTGCCCCCCAAATGGGATAAGACCCTAATCTCACTCTCACCGTAGCCTGTCTCTTGCAAAACTTTGGCGATCTGATGGGGTGTGTCGCCATTACTACTCAAGACCAGCAAGCGGGCATGGGGATACAGATAACTGCGTAACAGATCAACAGGTCTACCACAGAGACTGAGAGTTTCTACATCTTCTAAACACCACGCTCTAGTAGTCTCAACCGCTGACAATCTGGCACAAGCTAGCGTGAAAGCAGACAGAGACGGAATAACCACACTACCAGGAAAAGCTTGCAGGATCATCTTGCCACCCCCATACCACAGGGGATCACCACTAGCTAACACACACACCGATCGGTCTTGGTACTCTTTTATAACAGCGATTGTTTTCTGGATCGGTTTTTGCCAGGGAATGACAATCTTACCCCTAGTATCCACCATCCCCAAGTGACGCTCTCCCCCCACCAAAACCTCCGCATTAGCTACTAACGATCGAGCACTTTCTGTCAATCCTGCGCAACCATCTTCGCCAATACCAACGATCGTAATCATTACTCAATGATGAGAAATAAGCTCAACTACTGAGTATAGAATATGTGATAATTTTTACCAATACTATAGCTAGAATCGATACTAAACTTTCACTCAGTGTGTAACACTGATAACATTTATAGCAAGTAATGTAATTGTTTATACTAAGCTGAGTAGACAATATTTATAAACAGCAAATATAGATATGGTAGGTACAGTACTAGATTAAAAAATTATGTATTTTTAGGCAATTCTCTTGCATCATCATTTAGTTCAGTTTATAGTAGTTTCTGTTCCTTGGCACATAAAAAGAAGGAGAATCAGAATGCAACCAATTGAGTTCTTGCAAGTGATATTGAGGCGGATTGATCTGCAAGAAGATGACCGCAAGTTATTGCAGGCTCATGCAGATTGGGCTAAGACAGTAGCTCCAGAAATGGCAGATGTCTTCTACAGCTACCTAGCTCGGGATGAAGAAATGAACGCCATTTTGAACGCCAAAGAAGGTAGGATTCATCGTTTACGGGATACATTTTGTACCTGGTTTCATGAGATGTTCACTGGTGTAGATGAATGGGATAAAACCTATGCAGAATCTCGTTGGCGTATTGGCGTAGTCCATGCTCGGATTGGCATTGGACCACAACATGTTGTACCGGCTATGGCAATTGTAGTGACAGCAGTCAGGCAGGCTTTACGGCGAGATAATAAACCCGAAAGTCTAGCGGATGCCCTCAGTAAAATCTGTATGATTGACCTAGCTTTTATTGAGCAGGCAGCAACTAGTGCCATCCTCAAAGAAACAGGTTGGACAGAGGGATTATTCAAGCGTCTCATCACAGCTGGTGCTAGCGCTATGTAAATTGGCTGAACAATTTTGTCATCAACTTTTCTATCCACAAGAAGGAGACTAATCCATGATCGATCTAAACAAAATTGAAAATACTCTTGCGCGTTTCTGCTCTAATACCAGCAATGTGCAAGGCGTTGCCCTGGTTTCCCTCGATGGTTTAACTATTGCCGCCCATTTACCGAGGGGTATGGATGATGAACGGGTGTCTGCTATGTCAGCTGCCATGTTATCTCTGAGTGAAAGAATTGGGCGAGAATTGCAACGGGGAAAGGTGGAACGCATTTTGGTAGAAGGGGAGAACGGTTTTGGTATTCTCACTAGTTGTACGCAGGAGTCTGTACTCCTGGTATTGACTGACCAACAGGCAAGACTGGGTTTGATTAATCTGGAATTGAGGGCAATTGTACCTGAGCTGCAAAAATATATTGGTGTGACCAGTGCGGTTGCTGTATAGATTCTCTCTATTTTGAGGTAAAAGCAATGCAAATTATGCGGATTGTTGTCACTGGCACAGTGGGAGCAGGAAAGTCCACTTTTGTCCGCACGGTCAGTGAAATTGAGCCCGTAGAAACCGACCAGGCTGCCACCGATGAGACAGCTACCATGAAAACTCACACCACTGTGGCAATGGATTTTGGGCGGTTGCACTTCGGGACACAAACTTCTCTCCACGTCTACGGCACACCAGGGCAGGAAAGATTCGATTTCATGTGGGATATTCTCATCCGTAAAGCTCATGCCTTCATTTTGCTGGTCAGTTCCCATCGTCCTCAGGACTTGCGGGGGGCGCGCAAAATCCTCTCCTTCATGCGCTATCGGGCAAAGATTCCTTTTCTCATAGGTCTGACACACACGGATTTGCCAAATGCATGGTCAATGGAAGACATCAGTGTGGCTTTGGGATTTACCGACAGTCATTCCCGACCCCCTATTTGTCGGGTCGATCCTCGGGATCGCGTTTCTGCTGTGCAAACTCTAGTTGAGCTAATCCAGGAATACACCAGACAGAAAAGGGCGGTTCGGGTGGGTTCACCAAATTGTGTGCAGACGGTCCAAAGGAGTTGAATATGGGGATCAGCGGTTACTTGTCGGAATTTTCTCTGGCAGAAGTGTTTCGGTTGTTAGAACAGGGCAAAAAGACTGGTTGTCTGCGCATTCGCCCAATTCTGGGAAGTGCTAGCTTCAGTGTTTGTCAGATTTTCTTCAAGCAGGGCTATGTGGTGACAGCGAAAACTAATAACTCTGTCTCTCTTCCCGCAATGATTGAGAAAAATGGCTGGCTACGTCCCTCAACAATTCAGCGCCTGGTCGATGTTTGTAGCAGTAGTCCTTATCTGGGTATTTGCTTAAAAGAACGCAGTGTTTTGAGTCATCAACAACTGGAAGTCCTTTTCAAGCAGCAAGTACTGACTCCTATTCCCCAACTATTTACCCTCTCAGAGGGATGGTTTGAATTTGAAGAGAATCATCTTCTGCCTCTCAATGATATAACTGGGTTGTTGGCTTCCCCTATGGATATTGCCCTTGTGGGATTGCGTATCTTGAAGGATTGGACACCTCTAATGGATAAGCTACCACAACCCCAATCAAATCTAATGCCTCTGGTAAAGGGAAAACCTCCCTATCGTCTTTCAGCGCAGGAGTGGCGTGTGTGGGAGCAAATTGACGGTCATAGTTCTAGCAAGCAAATCAGTGCTAACCTGGGGTTAGAAGTTGTAGAAGTACAAAAAATTGTTTTTCGCTTGATAGTGATTGGATTAGTGGAAGAGATGGAAACTGTATCTGTGATCCCTGAAGAGGAAAGCCTGGCTCTGACTGAGCAAGACGAAATACCATCTTCTTTCCTGGATGGATTACTCTCTTTTCTGCGCTCTAAAGCTTAGGATAAGTAGTCTGGGATACTAAATCTGCGGAGGGGGTGTGGTAGTTACTATCTACCTGTACCTCAATTTTCATGGCTGCTACTGTCCGAGTACTTGACCAAAACTTGGTTCTCGTCTACCAGGAAATCCCCTATATATCTGCAGTCACGATCGATGTTTGGTTTAGGGGGGGGACAGTCATGGAAACCACAGAGAACCGGGGGGTTGCCCACTTTGTTGAGCACATGGTGTTTAAGGGCACAGAACGCGTAAAGCCAGGGGAATTCGATCGGTTAGTGGAAGCTTTGGGCGGTGTGACTAGTGCAGCCACCAGTTATGACTATACCCGTTATTCTCTTACTGCACCGCAGGAACATTTCCCAAAAGTGTTGCCCTACTTAGGAGAAATGCTGTTAGGGGCACAAATTCCTGAAACGGAACTCGAAGCAGAACGACAGGTAGTTTTGGCGGAACTGGCGCAAGCCTGGAGCAATCCCGACTGGCTGAGTTATCAATTTCTGCTTGCCACTATCTTTGCTAATCATCCCTACGGTAGCCCTGTGATTGGGTCAGAGGCGGAAGTTAAGCAACTGCAGCGAGAGCATCTGTGCTCTTTCCATCGCCAGTTTTACCAAAATAGCCCGATCGTAGTAGTAGTAGTCGGCTCTGTTTCCCTTGCTCAAGTCATAGAACAGGTGCAATCTGCCTTCAGTCGCCGTACCTCTTCTCCCCCTGCCTGCTCCTACTACCCTGTTCACCCCCTGCCTGGCATTGTCCGCGAAGAGCTAAACTTACCCCCTATTGCCCAAGACCGCCTTTTATTAGCTTGGCTGGGACCCCCAGCTACTGACCTCAAAGGCACGATCGGCATGGAACTCCTTTCTACTGTCCTGGGGGAGGGGCGCAATTCCCGCCTGTCTGCCCATCTCAAGCCCTGGGGTAATCATGTCAGTAGCGGTTTTATTGCCCAACAGTGGGGGGGATTCTTGACCATCAGTACCCATTTGGAACAAAGGAACAGAGCAGCTGTGGAACTTACTGCCCTGCAGGCAATAGAACAGCTAGCTACTACCCCCCTCGCCGAGGCGGAACTAAAACGGGCACAACGATCGGTAAACCACAGTTTTGCCTTTTTGATGGAGTCCCCTACGGAACTAGCCCACTTCTTAGGGTATTATGCCCTCCTAGGGGCTTACGACCTTTGTCTCCATTGGGACGATGCCTATCCTGCCTTGGTACGGCAAATTAACGCTGCTGACCTAATGGCATTGGCACAGACCTATCTCCTTCGGGACCGGTATGTCTCCCTCCACATCAGTGGTGCCTAGCTACCCGCTACTACCTGGCGGATCAGGGGCAGACGGTCCTGGATGTAGCGATGCAATGCTATACACTGGTTGCGGTCCAAACCCGATACCTCCCGCATACGATCGAGCAGCCATAGTTTAAGCCGTTCATCGTCCATTGGCAGGACTTGTTGGGGGTTTAGGTGTTGGACAGTGTTCCAAAATAGGCGTAGGATGGCTGGTTGCACGGTACTCACCTCAGTCTTAACAACTTCTTAAGAATTCCTTCCTTCCTTATTGAAGCACTAATATGCTAGAAGCGACGAAAATCACACAAAAAGCAACACAGTGGCATCCCCCTGCCCCGATCGAATGTAAAGACCGTAGTAAAATTAGGATCAGATTGATGAGGGAAATGTGGACAAGGGCACGCTGGTAGAAGTCAAGCTCAACGGACATTATCGCTTGTTACTGATTGCCGGCACGGAAGGCAAAAAGCACCTGCAAGCCACTGATGAAAACGGCATCACCCACACCATCCACCCCCGTGAAATCGCCTATGTTGTGCCCCATAGCCGTCTCCTCGATGCCAGTCAGATTCCCCAGTTTCGCGATCGAGTCCAGACTTACCTTGACCCTAGTCAGTTGGAATTAGCGTGGGAAGTGCTGCAGGGACAATCTACTACGCCGGAACAGTTAGCTGATCTGTTATTTTCCGCCACTGATAGTCACACTTGCTATGCTGCTTACTGTTTGTTAAGAGAGGACAAGATTTATTTCAAGCAGAAGGGTCAAGTGTATGAGACGCGTCCCCCCAGCCAGGTGGAAGAGATTAAGCACCAAATGACGGTTGCTCAGCAGAAGGCGCAGGAAAATCAACAATTTGTCGATAAACTCCAGGCAAGATTGCAGGGGGAAATAGTGGAGTGGACTGCTAGTGAGCGCCAGCGCCTAGAGTGTTTGGAACGCTATGTACTGCACCCCCAAGAGATTACCGAACGGGAGCGCACTCAAGCCCAGGAAATACTGACGATTGCTAAACGTCTGAAGACGGAAGCAGCCGCCTTTGACCTCCTAGTAGATTTGGGGCTTTGGTCTGTCCACGAAAACCTTGCTCTCAAACGTAGCCAAATACCCGTCGCTTTTCCTCCCGAAGTGCTAACCTTGGCAGCAGAGCGTTTGCATAACCCACCCCCCGATATGTCTCACCGCCTGGATTTACGTCACCTGCGCACTTATACGATCGATGAC includes these proteins:
- a CDS encoding insulinase family protein — translated: MAATVRVLDQNLVLVYQEIPYISAVTIDVWFRGGTVMETTENRGVAHFVEHMVFKGTERVKPGEFDRLVEALGGVTSAATSYDYTRYSLTAPQEHFPKVLPYLGEMLLGAQIPETELEAERQVVLAELAQAWSNPDWLSYQFLLATIFANHPYGSPVIGSEAEVKQLQREHLCSFHRQFYQNSPIVVVVVGSVSLAQVIEQVQSAFSRRTSSPPACSYYPVHPLPGIVREELNLPPIAQDRLLLAWLGPPATDLKGTIGMELLSTVLGEGRNSRLSAHLKPWGNHVSSGFIAQQWGGFLTISTHLEQRNRAAVELTALQAIEQLATTPLAEAELKRAQRSVNHSFAFLMESPTELAHFLGYYALLGAYDLCLHWDDAYPALVRQINAADLMALAQTYLLRDRYVSLHISGA
- a CDS encoding DUF4388 domain-containing protein; translated protein: MGISGYLSEFSLAEVFRLLEQGKKTGCLRIRPILGSASFSVCQIFFKQGYVVTAKTNNSVSLPAMIEKNGWLRPSTIQRLVDVCSSSPYLGICLKERSVLSHQQLEVLFKQQVLTPIPQLFTLSEGWFEFEENHLLPLNDITGLLASPMDIALVGLRILKDWTPLMDKLPQPQSNLMPLVKGKPPYRLSAQEWRVWEQIDGHSSSKQISANLGLEVVEVQKIVFRLIVIGLVEEMETVSVIPEEESLALTEQDEIPSSFLDGLLSFLRSKA
- a CDS encoding ATP/GTP-binding protein, with protein sequence MQIMRIVVTGTVGAGKSTFVRTVSEIEPVETDQAATDETATMKTHTTVAMDFGRLHFGTQTSLHVYGTPGQERFDFMWDILIRKAHAFILLVSSHRPQDLRGARKILSFMRYRAKIPFLIGLTHTDLPNAWSMEDISVALGFTDSHSRPPICRVDPRDRVSAVQTLVELIQEYTRQKRAVRVGSPNCVQTVQRS